A segment of the Desulfuromonas acetoxidans DSM 684 genome:
CTACGGTCCGGGTAAGGCGGCCAACGCTGGTGGCGTAGCAACCAGTGCTCTGGAGATGCAACAGAATGCCTGCCGTGATTCATGGACGTTTGAATATACCGAAGAGCGATTGCAGCAGATCATGTGCAACATTCATCAACTGTGCTACGAAACGGCTGATGAGTTTGGCACACCGGGCAACTATGTTAACGGTGCCAACATTGCCGGTTTTATCAAAGTGGCCAAATCAATGTCGGCATTAGGCTTGATTTGATTTTTGATCAATCGTGATATGCTTTTGGCTCCGATTCCTCCTGCAGGGATCGGAGCCATTTGTGCATTAAGAAAATGTTCGTATCTTAGCGAAGCCCTCCCGTACTGAAGTGAGGGAATTCGAAGAGCGCGAAGCCCGGGAGCCCACGTCATGTGGGGAGCAACAGCGAGAACGGCTGAAGTGCGCTGGAGCAATTTGTTCCGTATGGTGGACCACAGAAGAACAAAATCAAGGTCAAGATCGCCGGGTTTCGCCCCGGCAGGCGACATCCTTTTGGCAAGCCGCCCAAAAGGATGCAAAAGCCGGCTAGGGATTCACAGTGATTTCTTGATTTAGATAGGATGAATCGTTTTCCGTTATGCTTCACTGATTCGGCTCGTTGCCCTTGAGGTCAACGAATCGTGGGCTTCATCAGCGATGGCATTGACGGTGATAAAAAACAGGAGCTTGAACAACCAAGTTGTGCTGGCACCCTGGCAAAGAGGGAGTGGGCTTTGCCCACCCCAAGGGCAGTAAAATTGAACAGCCCGCGATAAACGAATAGAGCCCCCAAGCTCTCCCGTACTGCAGCGCCGAACGCAAGGAGCTGGAGCCGTGATGATCGTCGGCAACTGTTTGAGCGTCAGCGAGTTTTGCCGACATCACGGCGGAAGCGGATGGAGTGAGGGAACCCGTAAGGGCGCATTGGGGTTGTTATGAATCAGAAGAACGAGAGGTGTTGCGTGAGATTTATTGCGTCAGCAAGGCAGAGGGAGGAGCTATAGTCGTTCTATGGCGACGACCGATAACGCCGCTGACGTGAAAAAGATCCGCAACAACTCCGTGAAGGCTGATTTATGACAACCCCTTGGGAGTCGATTTTGCGTTCCTTTTGTCGACGCAAAAGGGACCCGAGTGTGGGCGCGGAAGCCCACGTCACGTGGGCACCAACATTGAGAACGGAAAAGGGTTCGCTGTAGCAACCAGTTCAAACACCGCAAACCACAAAACACCAAATTACTCTACAGAGGAATTTCAATGGATTCAGCATTACGCGTCACCTCCGGCTACGACAGCCTCGACCAGATTCTCGACGGACTCCGCATCGGCGACAACGTGGTGTGGGAAGTTGACAGCATCGATGACTACCGCTATTTCATCGGACCCTATGTCGACCATGCCCTCAAAGAGAATCGACGGGTGATCTACATGCGCTTCGGTGAGCACGAGCCGCTGCTCGGGGCGTCACCCCACATTCGGGTGTGCTCCATCGATCCACGCCAGGGCTTTGAACATTTCGCCACCCGCATCCATGAAATCCTCCGCGACGAAGGCACCGGCGCTTTTTACGTTTTCGATTGCCTGTCGGAACTGCTTTCCGCCTGGACCACCGACCACATGGTCGGCAACTTTTTCTGGGTCACCTGCCCGTATCTGTTCGAGCTGGATACCGTGGCTTATTTTGCCCTGATCCGCCATAGTCACTCGTTTGAAACCCTCGACCGCATCCGTCAGACCACCCAGGTGCTGGTCGATGTCTACCAGGCCGATGGACATTTCTACGTCCACCCACGCAAGGTTTGGCAACGCCACTCGCCGACCATGTTCCTGCCGCATCGCAAACACGGTGACCGCTTCATTCCCATCACCAACAGTTGGGAAGCAACTAAGCTGCTACGTACCCATGGTCGTCGTGAGGGGTACGGTACCCGCTATCTCGATCACTGGCATCAGTTGTTTCTCGAAGCCGAACGCCTGGATCGCGAACAGGCTGAACCGCGCGAACAACTGACCATGATTCGTCATATTTGCCGTCATATGATTGGCCGCGATGAACGCGTGCTGGCGCTCGCCGAACGCTATTTCTCCTTGTCTGATCTCATCAACATTCGTTCGCGTATCATCGGTACCGGCTTTATCGGCGGCAAGGCCGTCGGTATGTTGCTCGCTAACCATATCCTCAGTAAAGAATTGTCGTTTACCTGGCGCGATGCTCTGGAACCTCATGATTCCTTTTATGTGGGTTCCAACGTCTACTACAGCTACATCGTCCACAATGGCTGGTGGAAATTGTTCATGGAGCAAAAAAACACTGATGGCTATTTTTCCGCTGCTGAGACGTTACGCGAGTGCATGATGCAGGGCGTGTTTCCTGAATCGATCCGCGAAGGGTTCCGGCGCATGCTGGAATATTTTGGACAATACCCGATTATCGTCCGTTCCAGTTCCTTACTGGAAGACGGTTTCGGCAATGCCTTTGCCGGAAAATACGATAGTTTTTTCCGCACCAACCAGGGTACCCCGGAAGAGCGGCTGGAGATGTTTGAGGATGCGGTGCGGCGGATTTTTGCCAGTGCCATGAGCGAAGAGGCGCTGGCCTATCGCCTGCAGCGCGGACTCGATCAGAGCGACGAGCAGATGGCGTTGCTGGTGCAGCGGGTGTCCGGCAGCTACCATGAGCGCTATTACTTTCCGGAACTGGCCGGGGTCGGCGTGTCGTACAACAGTTTTGTCTGGGATCGTGACATGGAACCCACCGCCGGGATGTTGCGCCTGGTTCTCGGTCTGGGAACCCGTGCCGTCGATCGGGTTGATGGTGACTATCCGTGCATTGTCGCTCTGGATGCGCCAATGAAGCGCCCGGTCAAAGGCGTGGAAGACGTGCGCAAGTTTTCCCAGCGTGATGTCGATGTGCTCAATGTTGAGGAAAACGCGCTGCAGACAGTGTCTACCCTGCGCCTTTCCGGGGCATTACCTGAAATGCCATGGTCTCTGTATGGTGTGCGCGATACTGAAACCAGCAGCCTTATCCGCAGTCGCACCCGGCAAAAAGAGGATGTCTGGCTGCTCACCTTTGAGCGGTTTCTGGCGCAGACCGATTTTTGCGCCATGATGCAGAACGCCTTGAAAACACTGGAAAATGCCTACGATTATCCGGTGGATATTGAATTTACTGCCAGTGTTGATACCCAGCAGACCATCCGTTTGTGCGTGGTGCAGTGCCGTCCGTTGCAGACCAAGGGCATTCAGACTCTGGGTCAGTTGCCGACCGATCTCGATGACGAGCAAGTGATCTTTCGTAACGAGGGCAATTTTATGGGTGGCAATGTTGCCCACCAATTGAGCTGGATTATCTGGGTCGAGCCTGATGAATATGCCCGTCTCGGCCATGCGGATAAATTTGAGGTGGCCCGCCTTATTGGCCGCCTCAACAAGCGCATTGCCGATCGACAGGACAACAAAACCATGCTGCTCGGACCAGGACGCTGGGGGACATCAACACCGAGTCTCGGCGTGCCAATTGCCTTCAACGAAATTAACAACATGACCATTGTTGGCGAAGTGGCCTTTGAAAGCGGCGGCATGATGCCGGAGCTATCCTACGGCTCCCACTTTTTCCAGGATCTGGTCGAGAGCGAGATCTTTTATCTGGCGCTTTATCCGGAGCGCCGCGATTGCCAGTTTAACCGTCAGCGATTATTGAACTTCCACAATGTGTTTGAAGGTTTAATGCCGGCCAGCAGTCGGTTTAAAAAGGTGGTGAAGGTGCTGCAGGTGGAGGATGCCGGACTGTATGTCCGTTCTGATGTGGTCAGTCAGCAACTGGTGTGCTACAGCGAAAACGGCGATTATGCTGAATTGCCGGTTTAGAGGGCTGGCTCAGATGATCGGTCCCTGATAGTCCAGAGTTGACCAGAAATAACCGAGAGCGCCGAAGGCGACGGTAACCACCAAAAGGAACACGGCAATGAGGCTCATGACCATGCCGTTGCGGTATTCTTTGCGGCGGATGAAATGCCAGGCCAGGTAGAAAAACAGGAAGCTGGCCGGGGCGGACAGAAACATCATCATGGTGAAACAGGGCTCCTTGATTAGGGCGTTTCGAAACGGCCCCTGTTATAGCGAATTTTCGGAGTGGGTTCAAGAGGTGAGGGAGGTTTTGTAGTTGGTGGTTTTTAACACGGAGGCTCGGAGACATGGAGAAGGGCAACCCCGTTTCGCCTCACGATGACTTCACGATCAAGTCGGATAAAGGCCAAGATTTATTTTGGGAGAATCAAAAGAAAGCCCCAAAAACATTCGCGAATAAATTCTCTCCTACAAATATGGATTTGAGAATGTTCAGATCTTATCCGAAGTTATCGAGGCCTTTATCGTGAGGCTAAGAAAAAAGGTCTGCCATGAGGTTTTCTCCGTGTCTCAGTGGTGAAAAAATCATTCAAGTTGCCTGCCGCATATGCGCATAGGCATCCAACGCCTGCTGGCGTGAGACTTTGATATCAACCATCGGCTCAGGATAGGTTCCACCAAGCGTAATCCCACATTCCTGCAACAAACCCTTCGGAGCTTGCCACGGGCAGAACAGATAGCGGTTCGGCAGCTTGGCCAGTTCCGGCACAAAGTGGCGGGTGTAGTCGCCGTGGGGATCAAACTTCTGGCCTTGGGTGACCGGATTGAAGATGCGGAAGTAGGGTGCGGCATCCGCTCCGCAGCCAGCAATCCACTGCCAGCTAGCACTGTTGTTGGCCAGATCAGCATCGAGCAGACAGTCCCAGAACCACGCGGCGCCATGGTGCCAGTGGATGCCGAGATTTTTCACCAGAAATGATCCCACCACCATGCGCACCCGGTTGTGCATGGTGCCGGTCTGCCATAGCTCGCGCATCCCGGCATCCACAAACGGAATGCCGGTCAGCCCCTGCTGCCAGCGGTTGAGTTTCTCTGCATCATCGTGCCAGGGGAAGAGGTTGAAGCGACGGTCGAGATTGATCCGATCCATATCGGGATGGTGGAATAGCTGGGTAACGGAAAACTCCCGCCAAGCGAGTTGACGTTGAAACGCCAGGGCGTCTTCGTGGCCGATGGCTTGCGCGTCATGCCACAGTTGATGCACGGAAATCTCCCCCCAATGGATAGCCGGTGACAGACGAGAGACGTGGGGCTGCGCTGGTAAATCGCGCCCCTCACCATAACCGAGCAATTCTTCTTCCATAAAGGTCTGCCAGCGTTGCTGAGCGCCAGCTTCTCCCGGTTGCCAGTGGTGGAGGACTTTGTCCGCCCATGGATGGTTAGGTCGCAATTCGAGGTCCGCCAGTTTCAAGGCGCTGTACGGTGTTACCGCAGCCAGAGCGATTTCGGCAGGTCGGGGCAGGGGGGA
Coding sequences within it:
- a CDS encoding cryptochrome/photolyase family protein, whose translation is MPSAPSAPVIMWFRQDLRLHDNPALLTATRLGPVIPIYILDDEHAADQRMGAASRCWLHRSLDALNQQLDGHLQLFRGPADTLLEQLVQHYDCRTVTWNRCYEPWRINRDRIIKEKLQGLGITVHSDNGSLLWEPWQVLKRDQTPYQIFTPFYRHARDSVPVRSPLPRPAEIALAAVTPYSALKLADLELRPNHPWADKVLHHWQPGEAGAQQRWQTFMEEELLGYGEGRDLPAQPHVSRLSPAIHWGEISVHQLWHDAQAIGHEDALAFQRQLAWREFSVTQLFHHPDMDRINLDRRFNLFPWHDDAEKLNRWQQGLTGIPFVDAGMRELWQTGTMHNRVRMVVGSFLVKNLGIHWHHGAAWFWDCLLDADLANNSASWQWIAGCGADAAPYFRIFNPVTQGQKFDPHGDYTRHFVPELAKLPNRYLFCPWQAPKGLLQECGITLGGTYPEPMVDIKVSRQQALDAYAHMRQAT
- a CDS encoding PEP/pyruvate-binding domain-containing protein, coding for MDSALRVTSGYDSLDQILDGLRIGDNVVWEVDSIDDYRYFIGPYVDHALKENRRVIYMRFGEHEPLLGASPHIRVCSIDPRQGFEHFATRIHEILRDEGTGAFYVFDCLSELLSAWTTDHMVGNFFWVTCPYLFELDTVAYFALIRHSHSFETLDRIRQTTQVLVDVYQADGHFYVHPRKVWQRHSPTMFLPHRKHGDRFIPITNSWEATKLLRTHGRREGYGTRYLDHWHQLFLEAERLDREQAEPREQLTMIRHICRHMIGRDERVLALAERYFSLSDLINIRSRIIGTGFIGGKAVGMLLANHILSKELSFTWRDALEPHDSFYVGSNVYYSYIVHNGWWKLFMEQKNTDGYFSAAETLRECMMQGVFPESIREGFRRMLEYFGQYPIIVRSSSLLEDGFGNAFAGKYDSFFRTNQGTPEERLEMFEDAVRRIFASAMSEEALAYRLQRGLDQSDEQMALLVQRVSGSYHERYYFPELAGVGVSYNSFVWDRDMEPTAGMLRLVLGLGTRAVDRVDGDYPCIVALDAPMKRPVKGVEDVRKFSQRDVDVLNVEENALQTVSTLRLSGALPEMPWSLYGVRDTETSSLIRSRTRQKEDVWLLTFERFLAQTDFCAMMQNALKTLENAYDYPVDIEFTASVDTQQTIRLCVVQCRPLQTKGIQTLGQLPTDLDDEQVIFRNEGNFMGGNVAHQLSWIIWVEPDEYARLGHADKFEVARLIGRLNKRIADRQDNKTMLLGPGRWGTSTPSLGVPIAFNEINNMTIVGEVAFESGGMMPELSYGSHFFQDLVESEIFYLALYPERRDCQFNRQRLLNFHNVFEGLMPASSRFKKVVKVLQVEDAGLYVRSDVVSQQLVCYSENGDYAELPV